A window of [Clostridium] innocuum genomic DNA:
TCTCCGGATCAGTACCATGATTATCCTCTGCAAAGTAAGCATAGAATACTGTATTTCCGGTTACAACATAGCTTCCCGGATCTTTAATTTCGATTCCTTCTGGATGTTTAACATCTTTTACAATCCATTTATCAAATGCATAATTTGCATTCGCCTGTGGTATTGGCATTACATAATCCTTTATTTCACTGATTTTGGTATCAGCAAGTACACTATTATATAATGTTGTTCCCGCAAGTGTTCCATTGGCCTCTGCAACGAAGTTCACATTGTAATTCTCTTCTTTATAATCAGGCTTGCCGTTGCCGTTCTTGTCTTCTGCAAATTCAGCGTATACTGCAGTGTTTCCTGTCACCTTGTAGGTTCCCAGTTCTGCTGTTACGATGCCGTCTTTGTTTTCTACATCCTTCACTACCCATTTATCAAATGCATAGCCTTCATCAGCAACTGCCTTTGGTTCTTTGTATCCTTCTGCACTGTTGATCGCTGTGCCTGAGAGGTAGTTTTTATAAAGTGTAGTGCCTTCCAGTTTTCCGTGATCGCCTGCAACGAAGTTCACATTGTATTTCTCTTCCCTGTAATCAGGCTTGCCGTTGCCGTTCTTGTCTTCTGCAAATTCAGCGTATACTGCAGTGTTTCCTGTCACCTTGTAGGTTCCCGGTTCTGCTGTTACGATGCCGTCTTTGTTTTCTACATCCTTCACTACCCATTTATCAAATGCATAGCCTTCATCAGCAACTGCCTTTGGTTCTTTGTATCCTTCTGCACAGTTGATCGCTGTGCCTGAGAGGTAGTTTTTATAAAGTGTAGTGCCTTCCAGTTTTCCATGATCGCCTGCAACGAAGTTTACATTGTATTTCTCTTCCCTGTAATCTGGTTCGCCGTTGCCGTTCTTGTCTTCTGCAAATTCAGCGTATACTGCAGTGTTTCCTGTCACCTTGTAGGTTCCCGGTTCTGCTGTTACGATGCCGTCTTTGTTTTCTACATCCTTCACTACCCATTTATCAAATGCATAGCCTTCATCGGCAACTGCCTTTGGTTCTTTGTATCCTTCTGCACTGTTGATCGCTGTGCCTGAGAGGTAGTTTTTATAAAGTGTAGTGCCTTCCAGTTTTCCGTGATTACCTGCAACGAAGTTTACATTGTATTTCTCTTCTTTGTAATCTGGTTCGCCGTTACCGTTCTTGTCTTCTGCATAAAATACCTTAATCACGTTTTTCTCTACATCACTGCTAATTGTAAGTGGATTGTTTTGCGTTTTATCTAATGCGTAGGTATTCCCTTTATATTCAATAGATTTATCTGGATTTATGGAAATAACATTCTCAAATTTATCAGATTTTTTTACTGTGTCTGCTTTTATATTATCGTAATAATACTCGATGCTGTAACCAAAGCTGTCTTTTTCGAAGGCAGCTACAAATTCTGTATCCTTACTCAATTTCAAATCAGTTGTCGGAGCAGCCGGTGTCCATTTCAAACTATCCTGAGCATAACCTTTTGCTGCAGTTGCTGTTCCGATTTGATCTTTTTTCAGAGAACCAACTCCGCCATCTTCAGCTGTTGCAAATTTCCCATCTTTATAAAGATTGACATAGAATGTCTTGTTTTCAGCTTCATTCGCATGATCTGCATCAATCGTACCATTCACCGCTTTATAAATGACTTTTATCTGATATTTATCAGGTATCTTATCCTCATTTTCATCAGTTGCATAATAAACACGGATTACATTAGTCTTTTCATCTGTGCTGATTGTCAATGGATTGTTCTCTACGTTATCCAATACATACGACTTATTATTGTAAGAAACAGATTCCTCAGGTTTGAGTGTGATTACTTCTTCAAATTTATCAGATTTTTTAACTGTGTCTGCTTTTACATCATCGTAATAATACTCGATGCTGTAACCAAAGCTGTCTTTTTCGAAGGCAGCTACAAATTCTGTATCCTTATTCAATTCCAGATCAGTTGTCGGAGCAGTCGGAGTCCATTGTAAACTATCCTGAGCATAACCTTTTGCTGCAGTTGCTGTTCCGATCTGATCTTTTTTCAGAGAACCAGCTCCGCCATCTTCAGCTGTTGCAAATTTCCCATCTTTATAAAGATTGACATAGAATGTCTTGTTTTCAGGTTCATTCGCATGATCTGCATCAATCGTACCATTCACCGCTTTATAAATGACTTTTATCTGATATTTATCAGGTACGTTATCTCCATTTGCATCTTTGCTGTAATAGATTTTGATAATATTTTTCTCTTTATCCGTACCAACCTTGAGGCTGTCAGCTTTTGTAAACGCGTAACCTTCAATAGTTTGCTTATGATTTTCCCCATTGATTACATCACCATATTTCGCATCAAATGTTTCATCCGGTTTCAATTTTGTATTTGTATCTTCATCTATATGTTCAATGGTATATTTCTGATCTGTCTTTTTCCATTGTGCATACAATGCTACAGAGTTTTTTACTGTAAACCTTTCGCCTGCCGCATAGCTTGTACCGGAGCCATCAGCTTTCGTATTCCAGCCGGTGAATATATAGCCGGTTCTATTCGGAAAATCACGTATACTGCTATAGTCTTTCACAGTATACTCATTACCCGTTACCGCATGTTCTATGGATGATGAATCTAAGCCGTCAATATTAGCATAATATCCAATTTCAACTTCTACTGCTTTTATATAACCGTCTACATGTGGTTTGCCATTATCCTGTTTTTTAATAGAGTACCAGACAATGTTCTCCAGCTTCATAACTTTTCCTTTATCAACACCGTTATTCACAGTATATTCTGCAGGTATGTTACCACTAGGAATATAGATATAGTTACTGTCTACACCTTTTTCATTTGTAATCGGTTTTCCTTCAACATAAGCCTTCTGATAGGCATCTTTACTAATATATCCTGAAAATCCTGTACCTTGATCATGTGATATGTTGGAGCCGTTCCAGCCTGGACCATTCCAGCTGTTGATGTTTGACGGAACAAAATTATTGGGATCATAATTTGCCGACAAGTTATCCGGAAGCTTAGAACTTGGTAATAAAATAAAGTATTCCGCTTCATTCGTATACGCCTTCTTTTCGTATACTGCTTCAAATTTTAAATTCTTATTGATGTTCATTTCAGCAATATCCTTGTTTGAATAAAGTTTATTGCCATATCCTTCCAAATTCCAGCCTTTGAAATCCTTTCCTCCAAGGGTTGGGACAGGAATAGCCGATTCTGATATTTTCTTACCATTCTCAACCTGAACTATGCTATTCTCTGTCTGGTTATTATAAACTCCTCCAGCTAAATCAAATGTAACAGTAAATTTTACAGCTTCTTTATTCTTTCCTTTTGAATAGATAGTTGTAGGAGAGTTTATTATAATAGTTGCTGGATCAACTTTTGTATTACTGTTTTGTTCTCTTGTCCAAAAGTAATCTTCATTTCGTTTATCATAAAAACTTTTTGCCGCTGCTTCCGGGACATCTTTTTCATTGATTTTCTCGCCTTCGTTTACATAGATGGATCCTAATTTAGATAAATCCTCACTTGTTAAGAAATCAACTTTATAGGTATCTTTATCTGGTGTAGGAGGATTCATCATTCCTTGATAAACATCACAGCGTATATAGGTTACTACCTTGATATCCGTAGAATACTTCAGAACCACATAATGTCTATAAGGTAATACATCACTGCCAAGATTTCCTACCTGACCATTAGCACATGGTTTACCGTTCTCTCCAACCTGATTCGTATCATGGTAGACTTTTCCACTTCCGGTTTGAGCAGTATATTCAGTCGGATACAGAATACCATTTTCCGCTACATAAGTTCCATCAGCCTTGAAGCAGTTTTTGCTTGAAGCTGCAGAACATGTAACAGGCTTTGAAGCCTTTGCGTCTGCTTTTTTGCTGATCTGAGCTTTATTGACAGCCTTGTTTTTCTCATATACAAGAGTAACTTCATTGCTTGCTTTATCCAACACAGCCTCTGAAGCATTATCCTTAGATGCAGTATAGCCGTCAATAGCTTTTCCAGTGAAAGCAAGCTTTTCATTCAGCTTTCCTTCTTTCATATCGTCCGCAGTTATTTTATTTCCATTAGCATCCTGATAATGAATTGTCAGAGCAGCCTTTGTATAAACATTGATCACCAGATTCTTTTCAGATTCCCCAGCTTCTCTGTTATACACAATATTGTTTTTAAATGCTTCCCCATTCAAGGTCACCTGCTCAACAGCATATCCCTCTTTCGCAGTAACCTCTGTTTTTGCTGGATCTATAATTCCAGGAAACGTCAGTACCTTCGAATCCTTCAATACTCCGTCTACATTCACTGTAACATTCAGTTTTGAAACTCCCTCCGGTATCTCATTTGAGGTTATCGCATATTCTCCTGCCGGCTTATTTTCCATAGTGACCTGTACAAACTCACCCTCATAAGCCACATTGTCATTTGCTACGATTGTTCCCATAGAGGATGGTACCAGCTGCAGCATCATAACGATCGCTAAGAGCAACTTGCTGAACCTTTTTTTCATATACATCCTCTCCTTTCTCTTTTGTGTATATATAAAGTTTCTCCCACTTTACATTGCTATTATAATGTTGCCTGAGTTAGATTTTGGTTAGATTGATATTGCCGATAAAAAAAAGTTCATCAATGTATCAATGAACTTTTTATACGCTGTTACTGATTTGTATTTTGTATATAGTAATGCAGACGCTCTTTGCGGTTTCGAACCTTTCCCTGGAAGCTGGAGGATACCCGCTGTGCTATCCGATAGGCATCATCCTCACGCTGACATGGCAGCAGAACAAGAAACTGATAACGGTTCAGCCTTGTAAATACGTCCCCGCTTCTTAAAGAGCCTTTAATGGAAATCTCAGCCTTTTGCGCCAAAACATCCAGCCGCTTATCATCGCCATCCGTCTTAATCTCAAAAATGAACAGAAAATATCGGATATTCTCCCGTGCTGCATTTCTCATGGATATTTCATAAATATAGTCAAACGCTGTATTGTCACAGCATAATGCTCCGCTTGGAATCTCCTTGCTCCTATAATAGGTGGTAATTCCTTCTATATTCTTTTTTTCTTCATTATTGCCGATGATACTGGAATACAGCTCTTTCATTTTTTCAGATAGACTGACGGCATATTCACTCACCAGCATTCTTGTAGAGGTTTGATAATATTCGTAGGCAGAAGTATAATCTCCTTCGCTGATCAGTGCCTGTATATAATAGAAATGATTCTCTTCTACTGAAGGCTCCAGAGTAGCAGCCTTTAATGCGATCGTTTTCAATTCCGAATACTGTTCACTGCAAAGATAATATGAACACAGCTTATTCACAACCGTTAAAAATGCGTTGCGGAAATACTCTACCTTCTGAACAAACCACAGCTGATCTGTATCCTTATATAAGCTTCCATCGTACAGGTCAATGATGATTCGCGCACGCACTGCAGTCTTATCATCGTATGTGTCTATTTTTCCAATGGCTTCAAATTCCTTTTCAAACAGGGATGAATCAACGATTGTTTCTACTTCAGGCTGGAAACGATATCCCCCTTTTTCTGTTTGTATCATATCAATATCCTGCAGAGCCGTGATTTCTTTCAACAGCTTTCTCAGCCGAAAGATATTGAACTTCAAAGAGCTCAGTGGATTGTCGCTGTTATCCCAGAACAATTCCATTAAAAAATCCCTGGATACGTTCTTTTGGTCCTGTAGGATCAGAACTTCCAGCAGGCTGAGTGACTGACGGGAAAGATAATCCCTCATATTCAATACTGCATCACCATATTCGATAAGAAAGCCATCAAACAGATGGATATACATTTTGCTGTTGTTCATGAAACTCCTCCTTTATCAGGCATGTTTGAGTCTGCATATAAACCAGAGTATACACATTTATGCACTACAGCAGCTGGCACCCTTTACGAAATCCTGCTTTATGATGCTGCTGCATTTCTTGAACATTGTCCACACTAAGTATACTATATTTTTTTTAAATACTGCACTTGAAACTTAAATTTATGAAAGAAATAAGTTTTTTCCAAATCCTTCTGCTGCGATAATACATGTATGCTTCATGATTGGCGCAGTATCACTGCTATGAAACTACGATGCTTTTAATGACAAGAAAAAGACCCGAGGGTCTTTGCTTTACATCATAGGAGAAAACAGATTCAGAATCGCCCGCATTATACGGATTGGAAGCCGCACCTGATGACATTCCTCCAGCGTTACCTGATGACTTTTCGCCAGAGTCTCCAGATAATCCTTCTTCACATCCATTACCACCTTGCTGCGGTAGAACCATACACCGCACTCATAATGCAGATAGTATGAACGATAATCCATATTGACAGTGCCGACAATCGCCATTTTGTCATCGACGACAAAGCTTTTGCCATGAACGAAGCCCGGTGTGTACTCGTAGATTTTCACACCGCCCTCAATCAAATCCTTATAATTGGAGCGGGTTACGGCAAATACATACCATTTATCCGGTATATGCGGTACAAGGATGCGGACATCAATACCGTTTTTAGCAGCCAGCAGCAATGCTGTTTTCATTTCGTTATCAATCACAAGATAAGGCGTAGTCGCATAGACATAGCGGTTGGCACTGTTGATCATATTGATATGCGTGTATTCCCCGACATTTTCCTCATCCGTTGGAGAATCGCTATACGGCTGAACATAGCCGTCACTATGGATATGCTCAAACTCCTTAAAGTCCGGTTTATAGGAAAACACATCATCCTTTTCCTTTTCATCATAATTCCAGAATTGCAGAAACATCAGTGTCAGATTCCATACTGCCTCACCGCGAATCATGACGCTGCAGTCTTTCCAATGTCCGAAGCGTTCTTTCTTATTTATATATTCATCGGCAAGATTGATTCCCCCGGTCATTCCCACTTTTCCGTCAATTACTAAAATCTTTCGATGATCACGGTTGTTCATCTGCATAGCAAGACGCGGCTTGATCGGATTAAACACCTTTGCCTGAATGCCCAGTCTTTGAAGCGTCTGATAATAATCCTGCGGCAGTGTGGTTATACAGCCGGCATCATCGTACATAACGCGTACTTCAACACCCTTTTTCACTTTATCAATTAAAATATCCAGAATGGTGTCCCACATGACACCCGGTGCGATGATGAAATATTCCATGAAAATGAATTTTTCAGCTTTTTTCAATTCTTCCACCATTGCCCCGAATTTCGCTTCACCAACCGGAAAGTACGTCGTTTCAGTATGGTTATAAATAGGGAAGATGGCATTCTTCCACAGATAATTGGCCTGTTTATGCGCAAGCGGATCTTCCGCCTCCAGTGCTTCCATAATTTCCGTATTCTGCCATGATACTTCCTGATAGTTTTCCAGTGCCTCGCTGTCTCTTTTGCGCAGCTCCTTGGGAACCTTCTGTCCGCCAAACAGCAGATAAATCAGCCCCCCGAAAACAGGAACTGCCATGATCAGCAATACCCAGGTCAGCTTGTAGGTCGGATTGTCATTTTTATTGATAATATAGATACTCATACAGAAACTCAGCGCAATCAGGATGAAATAGATTGCCACGAAATATTCACTGAGCTTAAAGACAATACCGAAGAATACAAACAGCTGTATTAAAATCAATACTGCGACAATTAATATCTTATTATGTAAAAGGGACAGTAGTTTACGAATCATGCAGCTCCCTCCTTTTTTTATTTCTGGTTATGCAGATATTCTTTTACCATAGCTACATTGCCATCGAGTGTTTCCATATCAATATACTTATCCTTACCGGTTCCGGTCCCTGTAACACAGAGACTTCCTGCGTCATCCAGTTCTCCGCAGGATATGACAACCGCCTTTTTAAAATAGGCCATAGCACTCTGTGTACGCATATCCTCATTCAGCTTGATGACATCTATAGCTTTCTTCTTGGGATGATATTTGGCAATTTCATTTGCCAGCTTGCGGTTCTGCGGATTAAATCCGATCTGCACCGTATCGCCCCTTCCAATGCAGTCCAGACAGATCAGCGTTGGATTTTTACCTGCATTTGCAAAATCCTTGGCTGCTGCTTCTGCTCCGATGTATCGCATTTTGTTCTTATCTGTAAACAGGAAGCCCACTTTTTTTCGTTCATCCCTGCTCAAACCCTTTGCAATTTCAACAGCGGCTGCGATGGATGCGGAATTGCGGTTATAGTTATGTGCGTTGTGAAAACCATGCATCATCCAGTACATCAGCATAACCGTTAACAGGAACAGCCCGAAAGATATTAAAGATGCCAGACCTGTTGAAGTGATCAGCGGCTGAAGTCCGTACAGACCTCCGAAAATAAGGGCAAAGAAAACGAATATCGGAACATAGGTTGCCACCATCGTCTTGTTTGCGGTCTTAGTTCCGTCAAAAGGAAAATACAGCACCTTTTTCCAGAACTTTCTTTCCGGTGTATCATAAGGAACGACAACCACCGTCTTGATCTGCTTCATGTTCCCATACAGATAGTTATGTGCGCGTGACAGCAGCTTCTTTCCTTCTATCCTTGTGGATTCATAGCCCAGCGCATGAAATTCCTGATTCAGAACGTCAATAAAGCGTTTCTTCTGTCTGCGGCTAAAGCGCGTGCCATATGTTTTTGTATACTTCTCCAATACTGTTTTATCCATATATATGCCTCCTGAAACTAATATTCTTATTATACTAGAAATAAAAGAAAAATTATAGTAAATACTGGACATACCGTAGAAAAAAAGCATTTACAGCTTTGAATCCCCTTTCATTTCCCCGATTGTGACAAAGCCGCATCACTATGTGATGTTTGATATGCCGTCTCCTGATTTACATCCGCCTCTATTTTTTCGTATTAACATGCACTGCAATAGATGTTCTATTTAAATATGTACAGGTATAGAGAAAAAACTCACGATTGCTCATGAGTTTTCTGCTTTAAATACAAATGTTTTTAGGCTTTACCGCTCTTCTTTCTGCGTCTGATCACAACAGCAGCTCCACCTGCAAGCAGAGTAAGCATACCGGCTGCGGCAGCGGATGTCGTATCT
This region includes:
- a CDS encoding transcriptional regulator, producing the protein MNNSKMYIHLFDGFLIEYGDAVLNMRDYLSRQSLSLLEVLILQDQKNVSRDFLMELFWDNSDNPLSSLKFNIFRLRKLLKEITALQDIDMIQTEKGGYRFQPEVETIVDSSLFEKEFEAIGKIDTYDDKTAVRARIIIDLYDGSLYKDTDQLWFVQKVEYFRNAFLTVVNKLCSYYLCSEQYSELKTIALKAATLEPSVEENHFYYIQALISEGDYTSAYEYYQTSTRMLVSEYAVSLSEKMKELYSSIIGNNEEKKNIEGITTYYRSKEIPSGALCCDNTAFDYIYEISMRNAARENIRYFLFIFEIKTDGDDKRLDVLAQKAEISIKGSLRSGDVFTRLNRYQFLVLLPCQREDDAYRIAQRVSSSFQGKVRNRKERLHYYIQNTNQ
- the cls gene encoding cardiolipin synthase, translating into MIRKLLSLLHNKILIVAVLILIQLFVFFGIVFKLSEYFVAIYFILIALSFCMSIYIINKNDNPTYKLTWVLLIMAVPVFGGLIYLLFGGQKVPKELRKRDSEALENYQEVSWQNTEIMEALEAEDPLAHKQANYLWKNAIFPIYNHTETTYFPVGEAKFGAMVEELKKAEKFIFMEYFIIAPGVMWDTILDILIDKVKKGVEVRVMYDDAGCITTLPQDYYQTLQRLGIQAKVFNPIKPRLAMQMNNRDHRKILVIDGKVGMTGGINLADEYINKKERFGHWKDCSVMIRGEAVWNLTLMFLQFWNYDEKEKDDVFSYKPDFKEFEHIHSDGYVQPYSDSPTDEENVGEYTHINMINSANRYVYATTPYLVIDNEMKTALLLAAKNGIDVRILVPHIPDKWYVFAVTRSNYKDLIEGGVKIYEYTPGFVHGKSFVVDDKMAIVGTVNMDYRSYYLHYECGVWFYRSKVVMDVKKDYLETLAKSHQVTLEECHQVRLPIRIMRAILNLFSPMM
- a CDS encoding Zn-dependent exopeptidase M28; this translates as MDKTVLEKYTKTYGTRFSRRQKKRFIDVLNQEFHALGYESTRIEGKKLLSRAHNYLYGNMKQIKTVVVVPYDTPERKFWKKVLYFPFDGTKTANKTMVATYVPIFVFFALIFGGLYGLQPLITSTGLASLISFGLFLLTVMLMYWMMHGFHNAHNYNRNSASIAAAVEIAKGLSRDERKKVGFLFTDKNKMRYIGAEAAAKDFANAGKNPTLICLDCIGRGDTVQIGFNPQNRKLANEIAKYHPKKKAIDVIKLNEDMRTQSAMAYFKKAVVISCGELDDAGSLCVTGTGTGKDKYIDMETLDGNVAMVKEYLHNQK